From Syntrophorhabdaceae bacterium:
TTGGAGTTATCATTGAGACCGCGTGGAGATGGCACTCCAAATAGCCGGACCTAATGAGTTAAAGGCCTCCTGTGGGGCATCAAATGGATAGGGAAGATCTCGACAAACTCGCGCGTGATACCCAATCCATGGGTTGGGAGCGCGCTCTTTTCGAGTTCAACAGGGTCCGTGTGTCGGAAGGAGCGGCTCCGGTCGACGATCCAAGGTGCAATGACTGGATCTGCTTGCTCCCCCATGGAAATTTCGGATCAGCGCTGGTGATCGGGCCAGGTTTCGGGGGAGTCCCCATTGCCCTGTCCCGAATGTATGAGGTGGTATATGTCATCGATGATGTCCTGCCCCGCCTGCAATTCCTGGAGGCACGAAGGAACGAGCAAGGGTTACATAATATTCACCTGATACTTTCGGACAAAAAATCACCCCTGCCTATTTTGCCGGGCTCCATCGATCTTGTCTCAATCTGTGACAGCGGATGGATCGATGAAGGGTTATCATTTGAGCTTGTGTCTGCCCAGATGCACCGGCTATTGAAAAATGGTGGCATTCTTTATTTTCTTGCCAAAAACAAAATGGGAATTCAAAATTTATGGCGGTCTCGAAGCGAACTCGAATCAAAAGCCCATTCCATGTCCGGCTATGTGAATGTTATGGAACGTGAGGGATTCTCTGAGATTGATTTCTACGCGCCGTTGCCTTTCTATGATGGAATTCCTCTTTTCTACCTTCCGCTGAATGATAAAAGGGCAATGCGATACTTCTTCGAGCATAATTTTCAATTATTCGAAATGGTTTCTCCCGAGGTGAAGAAGCAGTACGGGCTTCAATATACACTCGCGAAGACCGCGGTAAAGTGTGCTCTTCCATTGGGATTGACAGGACTTTCAAGGCATTTCCTTTCAGGATTTGCAGTTTTTGCGCGGAAAGGAGCCGGCACCGGACCATGGATATGAAAGAGATATCTGACTTGCCCATGGTCACGATAATCGTCCCCTGCAGGAATGAAGAGGAATTCATAGGACAATGTCTTGATTCGATCCTCGACAATGACTATCCGGCTGAAAAGCTCGAGATACTGGTCGTGGACGGCATGAGCGAAGATAGGACAAGAAGTATCGTTCGGGGATACACGGAAGAAGGACGGAACGTCAAGCTTCTGGATAATGTAAGGGGTATCATCCCTAGTGCCATGAATACGGGCATCCTGCGCAGTAAGGGCAGCATCATTATGAAAGTGGACGCTCATTCCGCGTACCCGAAAGAGTATATCGCCAGATGTGTGACGAATTTGATCACTTCCGGAGCAGGCAATGTGGGCGGCGTAGTCAAGGCCATACCCCGCAGCGATACCGTCATCGGCAGGGCTATAGTCCATTCTCTTTCCTCGCGTTTCGGGATTGGAAATTCAGCATTCAGGATAGGCTCCAAAGAGGCGCGCTTTTCCGATACCGCGTATAGCGGCTGCTACCAAAAGAAAATATTTCATGAGATCGGACTTTACGATGAGAACATAGAGCGGAGTGAGGATGTTTCGATTAATTCGAGAATTCTCGGCTCGGGCCGCAAAATCCTGCTTTTACCCGATCTCGTCATCACCTATAGCGCCCGCTCGACTATGAAGGATTTTTTGAAACACAATTACGATAATGGCTATTGGGTCACCTATCCTTTAAAATTCGGGTTGCGGCTGTTCTCGACGAGACACCTGGTGCCCCTGTTTTTCGTAGTGGGTCTCTTGCTCGCCATCGTGACCGTGTCCATGCCAT
This genomic window contains:
- a CDS encoding glycosyltransferase family 2 protein, with the protein product MDMKEISDLPMVTIIVPCRNEEEFIGQCLDSILDNDYPAEKLEILVVDGMSEDRTRSIVRGYTEEGRNVKLLDNVRGIIPSAMNTGILRSKGSIIMKVDAHSAYPKEYIARCVTNLITSGAGNVGGVVKAIPRSDTVIGRAIVHSLSSRFGIGNSAFRIGSKEARFSDTAYSGCYQKKIFHEIGLYDENIERSEDVSINSRILGSGRKILLLPDLVITYSARSTMKDFLKHNYDNGYWVTYPLKFGLRLFSTRHLVPLFFVVGLLLAIVTVSMPSFHGGLKSILLGGFGFIFGTYIFLGLLFSAQVAFREREPTMVLIMPLIYASLHLSYGAGSLYGLAEVLFHGSGTRKIEAA
- a CDS encoding class I SAM-dependent methyltransferase, with the translated sequence MSEGAAPVDDPRCNDWICLLPHGNFGSALVIGPGFGGVPIALSRMYEVVYVIDDVLPRLQFLEARRNEQGLHNIHLILSDKKSPLPILPGSIDLVSICDSGWIDEGLSFELVSAQMHRLLKNGGILYFLAKNKMGIQNLWRSRSELESKAHSMSGYVNVMEREGFSEIDFYAPLPFYDGIPLFYLPLNDKRAMRYFFEHNFQLFEMVSPEVKKQYGLQYTLAKTAVKCALPLGLTGLSRHFLSGFAVFARKGAGTGPWI